The following proteins are encoded in a genomic region of Bacteroidales bacterium:
- a CDS encoding BspA family leucine-rich repeat surface protein, with protein MKKFFTILTMLIVLVSGISQQAQGQCTNTSQYGSATAPTSGTVTFSTCSYRSEYSPLSNVVSGTIYQCAISGGGFVTIRRGTYNGPVVAYGNSPLQWTATTGGTHYCHWNTNSSCGLEYNNCVTTTCTYMGFLPGENCTNPQNLATLTSPYSSTTVGYANDIGVCRTGYPDRIFYINVPNGYTVDIWQSANEYDSYHYMGYGGSCPGSTTLYCIDDPDTQHNPWTNTTGSTQTVYFVVDAYIGSGTFTLQWTLIDRTVTSATSGNWSASSTWVGGMVPTLNDNVVVSAGHAVIADVVVERNNGRTTTVNTGGSLTTANGMAFYNYGSVTVSPGASLAIGDNYINGTTTINGICQINPGGYFTGSPTYGPSSTLVYNTGSTYNRGDEWTSTGGAGYPNNVTINSGSSLNLGYGGTGTARQMAGNLTLDGGLYMDYDSYDMTEKLNVLGNVVINTTGVLSLSNANLGDLHVKGNWTRNGSGTFNPNDRAVYFNGTGVQTITGATTFDYLRLFKTTGNVVLASDITVTRPLEINLSGGLVNTGSNKVIIASTGSVVRTNGWINGNLQKNIPTGTATHTFEIGDATVYAPVNLAFNNVTTAGDILASTVKPGSAPPVVSNISQINYLNRKWTITNAGTVFDNYNATFNFVAGDLTGGANTANFIVGKNDGGTWTNPTMGTKTATTTQITGVTSFSEFWMGESTYFITTWKTDNPGSDPDKVDFPGVGDNYSIYWEDASNPAINGTLTGNGITTITFPAAGTYKVNVTPGAGTFNRFNMNDGTDKQKLLDVNQWGTIEWTSMETAFYGCSNLNITATDLPVLSSVSSMSSMFSGCSVLNGPANITNWNTSAVTTMNSMFSGASAFNQNIGSWTFNSTVNLTNMLDNCGMDCSIYSATLTGWYANPSTPNGLSLGADGRQYNCSAYAARTILTGVKGWSINGDSPCEAGPTATLENTGDAPCLGFALLDVIGDPDIVSIDYYNGSTLVHSAVRLPATEGSTVAGGNGGGSNASQLYYPTGVFVDGSGNIFIADHYNHRIQKWVPGAISGTTVAGGNGAGSNANQLDYTTGVFVDGSGYIFIADHYNHRIQKWAPGATSGTTVAGGNGPGSNANQLNYPFGVHVDGAGNIFIADRDNHRIQKWEPGATSGATVAGGNEAGSNANQLNYPYGFHVDGAGNIFIADQSNHRIQKWAPGATSGTTVAGGNGGGSNANQLRYPQGVHVDRTGNIFIADVNNHRIQKWDGTMVTNYTPVVGGTYIAVVTTSSGCSVATNEIVVYDLPLVDAGTYEPVSSNAQPVILGGEPIGGEWTGTGVSGNPSDGYIFDPSAGTQELTYTITDGNGCSNSDQAIICIIPVLENTGDTPCLGFALLDVIGDPDIVSIDFYNGSTLVHSAAHLPATEGSTVAGGNGAGSNANQLYYPYGVHVDGAGNIFIADYYNHRIQKWAPGATSGTTVAGGNGEGSNANQLAYPTGVFVDGSGNIFIADYANHRIQKGAPGAISGTTVAGGNGYGSNANQLAYPYDVFVDGSGNIFIADRNNHR; from the coding sequence ATGAAAAAATTCTTTACTATTCTAACAATGTTGATTGTCCTGGTTAGCGGGATCAGCCAACAGGCTCAGGGGCAATGCACCAATACTTCACAGTATGGTTCAGCTACGGCCCCAACCTCCGGTACGGTAACATTTTCAACTTGCAGTTACCGTTCGGAATATAGCCCCCTTTCGAATGTTGTTTCAGGGACAATCTATCAATGTGCTATCAGTGGCGGGGGATTTGTTACTATCAGGAGGGGAACTTACAATGGACCGGTAGTTGCCTATGGAAATAGTCCACTGCAATGGACAGCAACGACAGGCGGAACACATTACTGCCACTGGAATACAAATTCCTCCTGTGGGCTAGAGTATAATAATTGTGTTACAACGACCTGTACATATATGGGTTTTTTACCGGGTGAAAATTGCACCAATCCTCAAAATCTTGCAACCCTTACCAGCCCTTACAGCAGCACAACAGTAGGATACGCAAACGACATTGGTGTTTGCCGTACAGGTTATCCTGACAGGATTTTTTACATCAATGTTCCAAACGGTTATACCGTCGATATCTGGCAATCCGCTAACGAATATGATTCCTATCATTACATGGGATACGGCGGCAGTTGTCCGGGAAGCACCACCTTGTACTGCATCGATGATCCCGATACACAACATAATCCCTGGACAAACACCACCGGTTCAACACAAACGGTTTATTTCGTTGTCGATGCCTACATCGGTTCCGGAACATTTACACTTCAATGGACGCTTATAGATCGTACAGTCACTTCAGCCACATCAGGCAACTGGTCCGCTTCCTCAACCTGGGTTGGCGGCATGGTACCAACACTTAACGACAATGTCGTCGTATCAGCGGGACATGCCGTAATTGCTGATGTTGTTGTTGAAAGAAACAATGGTCGTACCACAACCGTCAATACCGGAGGCTCATTAACCACGGCCAACGGTATGGCATTTTATAATTATGGTTCAGTAACTGTTAGCCCCGGGGCTTCACTGGCTATCGGAGACAATTATATCAATGGTACAACAACCATCAACGGAATTTGTCAAATAAATCCCGGAGGTTATTTTACCGGTTCGCCAACCTATGGGCCTTCATCTACCCTGGTTTACAATACCGGATCCACTTATAACCGGGGCGACGAATGGACTTCCACCGGCGGAGCGGGGTATCCAAATAATGTAACTATCAATAGTGGCTCATCACTCAACCTCGGTTACGGGGGCACCGGTACAGCAAGGCAAATGGCTGGCAACCTTACCCTTGACGGCGGGCTTTATATGGATTATGATTCCTATGATATGACAGAAAAGCTTAATGTGCTTGGCAACGTAGTGATCAATACCACCGGTGTGCTCTCACTGTCGAATGCCAACTTGGGCGACCTGCATGTTAAGGGCAACTGGACGCGTAATGGCTCGGGAACCTTCAACCCGAATGATCGCGCCGTCTACTTCAACGGCACCGGTGTCCAGACCATTACCGGCGCCACCACCTTCGATTACTTAAGACTGTTTAAAACTACCGGAAACGTGGTACTGGCCAGTGATATCACCGTTACCAGGCCACTTGAAATTAACCTTTCCGGCGGACTTGTTAATACCGGTTCAAATAAGGTAATAATCGCATCAACAGGCAGTGTCGTTCGCACAAATGGTTGGATAAATGGCAATCTGCAGAAAAATATACCAACAGGAACAGCTACTCACACATTTGAAATAGGGGATGCAACCGTATATGCTCCAGTTAATTTAGCTTTTAACAATGTTACAACAGCAGGAGATATTCTGGCTTCGACAGTTAAGCCCGGTTCTGCCCCGCCTGTTGTATCCAATATCAGCCAGATAAATTACCTCAACAGGAAATGGACCATTACCAACGCGGGTACGGTATTTGACAACTACAATGCCACCTTTAATTTCGTTGCGGGTGATCTTACAGGGGGTGCCAATACAGCTAATTTCATCGTTGGTAAAAATGATGGCGGAACATGGACAAATCCGACGATGGGAACAAAAACTGCCACTACTACTCAAATCACTGGAGTTACTTCTTTTAGTGAGTTCTGGATGGGAGAGAGTACTTATTTCATCACCACCTGGAAAACCGACAATCCCGGCTCTGACCCTGATAAAGTTGATTTCCCGGGAGTTGGCGATAATTATTCCATCTACTGGGAAGATGCTTCAAATCCGGCCATTAATGGGACTCTGACCGGAAATGGAATCACCACCATCACTTTCCCTGCTGCCGGCACATACAAAGTAAATGTCACACCGGGTGCAGGTACTTTTAACAGGTTTAATATGAATGATGGCACCGACAAACAAAAACTGCTCGATGTGAATCAGTGGGGTACGATTGAATGGACAAGTATGGAAACCGCATTCTATGGTTGTTCAAATTTAAATATTACAGCCACTGACCTTCCTGTCTTGAGTTCAGTTTCAAGTATGAGTAGTATGTTTAGTGGTTGTTCTGTATTAAATGGACCCGCAAATATCACTAACTGGAATACTTCGGCCGTCACTACTATGAATTCGATGTTTTCTGGTGCAAGTGCTTTCAACCAGAACATCGGGAGCTGGACATTCAACAGTACTGTAAATTTAACAAACATGCTGGATAATTGCGGCATGGATTGCTCCATTTATTCTGCTACACTCACAGGCTGGTATGCAAATCCATCAACTCCCAATGGTCTCAGCCTTGGAGCAGACGGCAGACAATATAACTGCTCAGCTTATGCTGCAAGAACCATCCTTACAGGTGTCAAAGGCTGGTCAATAAACGGAGATTCACCATGCGAGGCAGGGCCAACAGCTACCCTCGAAAACACAGGAGATGCCCCATGTCTGGGCTTTGCCTTACTCGACGTGATTGGTGACCCCGATATCGTATCTATTGATTATTACAACGGCAGCACGCTGGTGCACAGTGCGGTTCGCCTGCCTGCAACGGAAGGCTCCACAGTCGCCGGCGGCAACGGAGGGGGCTCCAATGCCAGTCAACTTTATTATCCTACAGGCGTTTTTGTGGATGGCAGCGGGAACATTTTCATTGCTGATCATTACAATCACCGCATTCAGAAATGGGTGCCGGGAGCAATTAGCGGCACCACGGTAGCCGGCGGCAACGGAGCGGGCTCCAATGCCAATCAACTTGATTATACAACAGGCGTTTTTGTGGATGGCAGCGGTTATATTTTCATTGCTGATCATTACAATCACCGCATCCAGAAATGGGCGCCGGGAGCAACCAGCGGCACCACGGTTGCCGGCGGCAACGGACCGGGCTCCAATGCCAATCAATTGAATTATCCATTTGGTGTTCATGTTGATGGCGCCGGTAACATTTTCATTGCTGATAGAGACAATCACCGCATCCAGAAATGGGAGCCGGGAGCAACCAGCGGCGCCACGGTAGCCGGCGGCAACGAAGCGGGCTCCAATGCCAATCAATTGAATTATCCATATGGTTTTCATGTTGACGGCGCCGGTAACATTTTCATTGCGGATCAAAGTAATCACCGCATCCAGAAATGGGCGCCGGGAGCAACAAGCGGCACCACGGTAGCCGGCGGCAACGGAGGGGGCTCCAATGCCAATCAATTGCGTTATCCACAGGGTGTTCATGTTGATCGCACCGGGAACATTTTCATTGCTGATGTTAATAATCACCGCATCCAGAAATGGGACGGTACGATGGTTACAAACTATACACCTGTTGTGGGAGGTACGTACATTGCTGTGGTAACAACTTCCTCCGGTTGCTCTGTCGCCACCAACGAAATCGTTGTTTATGATCTGCCCCTGGTGGATGCCGGCACCTATGAGCCGGTCAGCAGCAATGCACAACCTGTCATACTTGGCGGCGAGCCCATAGGAGGTGAATGGACGGGTACCGGCGTCAGCGGCAATCCATCCGATGGATATATCTTCGACCCCTCAGCAGGAACACAGGAACTCACCTACACCATAACCGATGGCAATGGTTGTTCCAATAGTGATCAGGCAATTATTTGCATTATTCCTGTCCTCGAAAACACAGGAGATACCCCATGTCTGGGCTTTGCCTTACTCGACGTGATTGGTGACCCCGATATCGTATCTATTGATTTTTACAACGGCAGCACGCTGGTGCACAGTGCGGCTCACCTGCCTGCAACGGAAGGCTCCACAGTCGCCGGCGGCAACGGAGCGGGCTCCAATGCCAATCAATTGTATTATCCATATGGTGTTCATGTTGACGGCGCCGGTAACATTTTCATTGCTGATTATTACAATCACCGCATCCAGAAATGGGCGCCGGGAGCAACAAGCGGCACCACGGTAGCCGGCGGCAACGGAGAGGGCTCCAATGCCAATCAACTTGCTTACCCTACAGGCGTTTTTGTGGATGGCAGCGGGAACATTTTCATTGCGGATTATGCAAATCACCGCATCCAGAAAGGGGCGCCGGGAGCAATTAGCGGCACCACGGTAGCCGGCGGCAACGGATATGGCTCCAATGCCAATCAACTTGCTTATCCCTACGATGTTTTTGTGGATGGCAGCGGTAACATTTTCATTGCTGATAGAAACAATCACCGCA
- a CDS encoding Uma2 family endonuclease, with translation MMDTLNLDLNKRYTYADYLTWMDDVRRELHDGFIKLMTPAPSSKHQEISTNLVSIYWNFLRKKQCKIYHAPSDVRFPKNRKSQDDKQVYTVLQPDLYIVCDLSKIDTRGCLGAPDLIIEIISPKNPKLDLKDKFDIYQEHGVREYWIVNPNDENVSVFFLDEKGKFQLVGMYAEDDKIPVNIFNGDLKVDLTEVFIH, from the coding sequence ATTATGGACACGCTGAATTTAGACCTCAACAAACGATACACCTACGCCGACTATCTTACCTGGATGGACGATGTGAGGAGGGAATTGCACGATGGTTTTATTAAACTGATGACCCCGGCGCCATCTTCGAAGCATCAGGAAATTTCGACAAATCTGGTTAGCATTTACTGGAATTTTTTACGAAAGAAACAGTGCAAAATTTACCATGCTCCTTCAGATGTCCGGTTTCCAAAGAATAGAAAAAGCCAAGACGATAAACAGGTTTACACCGTTCTTCAGCCCGATTTATATATTGTTTGTGATCTTTCCAAGATTGATACACGCGGTTGTCTGGGTGCTCCTGACCTGATAATAGAGATTATTTCGCCGAAAAACCCTAAACTTGATTTGAAGGATAAATTCGATATTTATCAGGAACACGGTGTTCGGGAATATTGGATTGTAAACCCGAACGATGAGAACGTGAGTGTGTTTTTTTTAGATGAAAAGGGGAAATTTCAGCTTGTGGGCATGTATGCCGAAGATGATAAAATCCCGGTGAATATCTTTAATGGCGATTTGAAAGTTGATTTAACGGAGGTTTTTATTCACTAG
- a CDS encoding arginine--tRNA ligase, protein MIEQQLIIKTTEAVQNLWGQPVDSAAISLQKTRREFEGDFTIVVFPFIKISKKSPEITAHELGQYLTENLTEVSSFNVIKGFVNLLINESYWKDFFIHNSAVKNFGLVAEKSGKPVVVEYSSPNTNKPLHLGHIRNNLLGFSVAKILDANGKNVVKVNLVNDRGIHICKSMLAWIRWGNGETPQSTGLKGDHLVGKYYVMFDKHYKAEIAVLVKNGIDEEVAEKEASLIMEAQEMLVQWEEQKPEIRKIWAMMNGWVYEGFDKTYARLGVDFDKVYYESETYLLGRELVEEGLKNGTLFRKKDGSVWCDLTDEGLDEKLLLRADGTSVYMTQDLGTAQLRKDEFNPEKLIYVVGNEQNYHFDVLKKVLKRMGRAWADDMLHLSYGMVELPHGRMKSREGTVVDADDLLEEMYQTAKSTTEELGKTDNFSELEKENLHRMIGLGALKYFILKVDPKKNMLFNPEESIDFNGNTGPFIQYTHARIRSLFRKADEKGINYSAFSPPEKLLQKEISLLKVLHDYPAVLNEAGLNYSPALIANYVYELAKEFNQYYQETPILRESEPVLVAFRLMLSGFTGNVIRSAMSLLGIEVPERM, encoded by the coding sequence ATGATTGAACAACAGCTTATCATAAAAACCACTGAAGCCGTTCAAAACCTTTGGGGACAACCGGTTGATTCTGCAGCAATTTCGTTGCAAAAAACCCGGCGCGAGTTTGAAGGCGATTTTACGATCGTGGTCTTTCCTTTTATAAAGATTTCAAAAAAATCACCTGAAATCACGGCTCACGAACTGGGCCAGTACCTTACGGAGAATTTGACGGAGGTCAGTAGTTTCAATGTGATTAAGGGATTTGTGAACCTTTTGATCAACGAATCATACTGGAAGGATTTTTTCATTCACAACTCGGCTGTGAAGAATTTCGGGTTGGTCGCTGAAAAGAGCGGAAAGCCGGTGGTTGTTGAATATTCCTCACCTAACACCAATAAACCTTTGCATCTCGGTCATATCCGGAATAACCTTTTGGGGTTCTCAGTAGCAAAAATCCTGGATGCAAATGGTAAAAACGTGGTGAAAGTTAATCTGGTGAACGATCGCGGGATTCATATCTGTAAATCAATGTTGGCCTGGATCAGGTGGGGAAATGGTGAAACGCCTCAATCAACAGGGTTAAAAGGCGATCATTTAGTAGGTAAATATTACGTGATGTTTGATAAGCATTACAAAGCCGAGATTGCAGTATTGGTCAAAAATGGCATAGACGAAGAGGTTGCCGAAAAAGAGGCTTCTTTGATCATGGAAGCGCAGGAAATGCTGGTGCAATGGGAGGAACAAAAACCAGAGATCAGGAAGATTTGGGCGATGATGAATGGATGGGTTTATGAAGGATTTGATAAGACCTATGCCAGATTGGGTGTGGATTTTGATAAGGTTTATTACGAATCGGAAACCTATTTGCTTGGTCGTGAACTGGTTGAGGAGGGGTTGAAAAATGGCACACTTTTTCGTAAAAAAGATGGTTCGGTATGGTGCGATCTGACTGATGAAGGCCTTGATGAAAAACTGTTGCTCAGAGCCGATGGCACTTCGGTGTATATGACGCAGGATTTGGGTACCGCTCAGTTGCGCAAAGATGAATTCAACCCCGAAAAGTTGATTTACGTTGTGGGTAATGAGCAGAATTACCATTTCGATGTGTTGAAAAAAGTACTTAAAAGAATGGGTAGAGCATGGGCTGATGATATGCTTCATCTTTCATATGGAATGGTTGAACTTCCGCACGGACGCATGAAATCTCGCGAAGGGACAGTGGTTGACGCCGACGACCTGTTGGAAGAAATGTACCAGACAGCAAAATCGACAACAGAAGAGCTGGGTAAAACTGATAATTTTTCGGAATTAGAAAAAGAAAACCTCCATCGCATGATAGGATTAGGCGCTTTAAAATATTTTATCCTGAAAGTTGACCCAAAAAAAAACATGCTCTTCAACCCTGAAGAATCCATTGATTTCAACGGAAATACCGGGCCATTTATCCAATATACACACGCCAGAATCCGCTCATTGTTCCGTAAAGCTGACGAAAAGGGGATCAACTATTCAGCGTTTTCTCCTCCGGAAAAGTTGTTGCAAAAGGAAATATCACTGCTGAAAGTCCTGCACGATTACCCTGCAGTGTTGAATGAAGCCGGCCTGAATTATAGCCCGGCACTCATTGCCAACTACGTGTATGAGTTGGCAAAAGAGTTTAATCAGTATTATCAGGAAACACCCATCCTTCGGGAAAGCGAGCCAGTACTCGTAGCTTTTCGTTTGATGTTGTCAGGGTTTACTGGCAATGTAATCAGATCGGCCATGAGCCTCCTTGGAATTGAGGTGCCTGAGAGGATGTAA
- a CDS encoding GTPase: MMKKNVIIIGAAGRDFHNFNTYYRGNANYNVVAFTAAQIPDIDGRKYPAELAGDLYPDGIPIYAEEDLPKLIKDLKVDDCVFSYSDVTYQKVMSVSAIVNAAGANFILLGPGDTMLKSTKPVVAVGAIRTGCGKSQTSRRIIELLMAKGLKVVAVRHPMPYGDLVAQKVQRFATVADLAKHKCTIEEMEEYEPHVVRGNVIYAGVDYEAILRAAELDPDGCDVVLWDGGNNDFPFYKPDLNITVVDPHRAGHELKYYPGEVTLRLADVVVINKMDSASPEGIQTVRESIAKVAPKAIVVDGASPIKVDDPKIIKGKKVLVVEDGPTLTHGEMKIGAGTVAAQKFGAAELVDPRPYTVGKLSETFRIYPNIGTLLPAMGYSAQQLKDLETTINNTECDSVVIGTPIDLNRLIKIKKPNTRVYYDLQEIGFPNLEEVINDFVEKHNLK, translated from the coding sequence ATAATGAAAAAGAATGTAATTATTATTGGTGCTGCGGGAAGAGATTTCCACAATTTCAACACGTATTATCGTGGAAATGCGAATTACAATGTGGTGGCATTTACGGCTGCCCAGATTCCCGATATCGACGGAAGGAAGTATCCGGCTGAGTTAGCCGGTGATTTATACCCGGATGGTATCCCAATTTACGCAGAAGAAGACCTCCCTAAACTCATCAAGGATCTGAAAGTGGACGATTGCGTGTTCTCCTACAGCGATGTCACTTATCAGAAAGTTATGTCGGTAAGTGCTATTGTTAATGCAGCCGGCGCAAATTTTATTTTGCTGGGACCTGGTGATACGATGCTCAAGAGCACAAAACCTGTTGTGGCTGTTGGCGCTATCCGTACAGGTTGCGGAAAAAGTCAGACCTCGCGGCGGATCATCGAACTGTTGATGGCCAAAGGACTGAAAGTAGTTGCTGTGCGTCACCCGATGCCATACGGCGACCTGGTAGCTCAAAAAGTCCAGCGCTTTGCCACGGTGGCTGACCTTGCAAAACACAAATGCACCATTGAGGAAATGGAAGAATATGAACCACACGTGGTTCGCGGTAATGTAATTTATGCAGGAGTGGACTACGAGGCCATTCTGCGTGCTGCCGAGCTCGATCCCGACGGCTGCGACGTCGTGCTCTGGGATGGCGGCAACAACGATTTCCCGTTCTACAAACCTGATCTGAACATCACTGTAGTTGACCCGCACCGTGCCGGTCATGAACTGAAATATTACCCCGGCGAGGTTACTCTCCGCCTGGCCGATGTGGTTGTGATCAACAAAATGGACAGCGCCAGCCCCGAAGGTATCCAGACTGTTCGCGAAAGCATTGCCAAAGTGGCACCGAAAGCAATCGTGGTGGATGGCGCATCGCCAATTAAAGTGGATGATCCCAAAATAATTAAAGGCAAAAAAGTGTTGGTGGTCGAAGATGGCCCGACACTTACCCACGGCGAGATGAAAATCGGCGCCGGAACCGTTGCAGCCCAGAAATTTGGCGCTGCCGAACTGGTTGACCCGCGTCCTTACACTGTAGGGAAATTGTCAGAGACTTTCAGAATATATCCTAACATCGGTACTTTGCTGCCGGCAATGGGATACAGTGCTCAGCAACTGAAAGACCTCGAAACTACCATCAACAATACCGAGTGTGATTCAGTGGTAATCGGAACACCGATTGACCTGAACCGCCTGATCAAGATCAAAAAACCCAACACCAGGGTTTACTACGATCTGCAGGAAATTGGTTTCCCCAACCTCGAAGAAGTAATCAACGATTTCGTTGAAAAACATAACCTGAAGTAA
- a CDS encoding DUF2283 domain-containing protein, whose translation MKITYFKDTDTMLVSFNDNEITETRDLTENVLIELDKNGNLVSMTIEHAQLQTEIASFSYNQIEGLQAR comes from the coding sequence ATGAAAATCACCTACTTCAAAGATACCGACACGATGCTTGTTAGTTTCAACGACAATGAGATCACCGAAACCCGCGATCTGACAGAAAATGTGTTGATTGAGCTGGACAAAAACGGTAATCTTGTGAGCATGACCATCGAACATGCCCAACTGCAAACTGAAATTGCCAGTTTTTCCTACAACCAGATTGAAGGATTACAAGCGAGGTAG
- a CDS encoding dihydroorotate dehydrogenase-like protein produces MANLSTNYMGFKLKNPIIAGSSGLNKTVENLQKLEKHGAAAVVLKSLFEEQIMHEVNKVMNNKDNRENYSYPEAEDYISNYTKEKDLNDYLRLIEQGKKTITIPLIASINCISASEWTTFAKKIENAGADALELNVFILPSDTKRDSAQNEQLYFDVVTEVMRQVSIPVALKVSHYFSSLAKTTLKLSWTGIAGMVLFNRFFSPEIDIDQFRVTSSHVFSTKDEIYTPLRWIAMLSDRLHCDIAGSTGVHDGEGAVKMLLAGARAVQIASVLYKNGFEAIGEINAFIEQWMDKHNFKTTDEFIGKMSVKFAENPAAYERVQFMKHFAGIE; encoded by the coding sequence ATGGCAAATTTAAGTACCAATTACATGGGGTTCAAACTGAAAAACCCAATCATAGCAGGAAGTTCCGGGTTGAACAAAACAGTGGAAAACCTTCAAAAGCTCGAGAAACATGGCGCTGCAGCTGTTGTCCTGAAATCCCTTTTTGAAGAACAAATCATGCACGAGGTAAACAAGGTAATGAATAACAAGGACAATCGTGAGAATTATTCATACCCGGAAGCAGAGGATTACATCAGCAATTACACTAAAGAAAAAGACTTGAACGACTACCTGCGATTGATTGAGCAGGGTAAAAAAACCATTACCATTCCATTGATTGCCAGTATCAACTGTATTTCAGCCTCCGAATGGACAACTTTTGCCAAAAAGATTGAAAATGCCGGCGCCGACGCGCTTGAACTGAATGTTTTCATACTCCCCTCCGACACCAAGCGAGATTCCGCTCAAAACGAACAACTCTATTTTGATGTGGTCACAGAGGTGATGCGCCAGGTTTCCATACCGGTTGCTTTAAAGGTGAGTCACTATTTTTCAAGTCTTGCCAAAACAACCCTAAAATTATCGTGGACAGGTATTGCCGGTATGGTTTTATTCAACCGCTTTTTCTCACCTGAAATTGATATAGACCAATTCAGAGTGACCTCCTCGCATGTATTCAGCACCAAAGATGAGATTTATACGCCGCTAAGGTGGATTGCTATGCTTAGCGACAGGTTGCATTGCGACATTGCCGGATCAACCGGAGTGCATGATGGAGAGGGTGCAGTGAAGATGCTGCTTGCAGGCGCCAGGGCGGTTCAGATCGCATCGGTGCTTTACAAAAATGGTTTTGAAGCAATAGGTGAGATCAATGCCTTCATCGAACAATGGATGGATAAGCACAACTTCAAAACCACTGACGAGTTTATTGGCAAAATGAGTGTAAAATTTGCTGAAAACCCTGCCGCTTATGAGCGCGTTCAGTTCATGAAACATTTTGCCGGGATCGAATAA
- a CDS encoding 4-hydroxy-3-methylbut-2-enyl diphosphate reductase: MKIEIDPGAGFCFGVQRAIQLAEMELDNGQELFSLGQIVHNESEEKRLNDLGMKTITYKDFGELHEKTVLIRAHGEPPSTYDTANKNRLTLIEATCPIVTKLQQKIRKVWIESRKEDLQIVIVGKKAHPEVIGLAGQTNFQAIIIESLSDIEKVDHGKSVYIFAQTTVDADFFEEVVKRIYVHQSRRKDETDPAQFALMGGGNPRGREVTVQKSICNHVKNRKEQMIQFAREHDLVIFVGGKKSSNGQYLYGLCRLENLNSVFIENEAVLKPEWFAGCKSVGITGATSTPPWLLEKVKQHIKTMIKA; the protein is encoded by the coding sequence ATGAAGATTGAGATTGATCCGGGTGCAGGATTTTGTTTTGGAGTTCAGCGAGCCATCCAACTGGCTGAAATGGAGCTTGATAACGGGCAGGAGTTATTCAGCCTGGGACAGATTGTCCACAACGAAAGTGAGGAAAAACGATTGAACGATTTGGGGATGAAGACTATTACTTACAAGGATTTCGGAGAACTCCATGAAAAAACTGTGTTGATCAGGGCGCACGGCGAACCACCGTCAACCTACGATACAGCCAATAAAAACCGGCTAACGCTGATCGAAGCTACGTGTCCGATCGTTACTAAACTTCAGCAAAAAATCAGGAAAGTTTGGATAGAAAGTAGAAAGGAAGACTTGCAGATCGTAATTGTTGGAAAAAAAGCTCATCCAGAAGTAATCGGATTGGCCGGACAAACAAATTTTCAGGCTATTATTATTGAAAGTCTATCCGACATCGAAAAAGTGGATCATGGAAAATCGGTTTATATTTTTGCACAGACCACTGTAGATGCGGATTTTTTTGAGGAGGTGGTGAAGAGAATTTACGTCCATCAATCCAGGCGGAAAGACGAAACTGACCCTGCTCAATTCGCCCTGATGGGTGGAGGGAACCCCAGAGGCAGGGAGGTTACAGTTCAGAAGAGCATCTGCAACCACGTAAAAAACCGGAAAGAGCAAATGATTCAGTTTGCCCGTGAACATGATTTGGTTATTTTTGTGGGTGGAAAAAAATCGTCCAATGGTCAATATTTGTATGGATTATGCCGGTTGGAGAATCTAAATTCTGTTTTTATCGAAAATGAAGCTGTGCTCAAACCTGAATGGTTTGCCGGTTGCAAATCGGTGGGCATTACGGGCGCCACCTCTACCCCACCCTGGCTGCTCGAAAAAGTGAAACAACACATCAAAACAATGATCAAAGCGTAA